The following are from one region of the Vulpes vulpes isolate BD-2025 chromosome 14, VulVul3, whole genome shotgun sequence genome:
- the MSANTD1 gene encoding myb/SANT-like DNA-binding domain-containing protein 1 isoform X2, which yields MAAAEAPGYLVSPQTEKHRRARNWTDAEMRGLMLVWEEFFDELKQTKRNAKVYEKMASKLLEMTGERRLGEEIKIKITNMTFQYRKLKCMTDSESVPPDWPYYLAIDRILAKVPESCDGKLPDGQQPGPSTSQTEASLSPSAKSTPLYLPYNQCSYEGRFQDDRSDSSSSLLSLKFRSDERPVKKRKVQSCHFQKKKLRLLEAMLEEQRKLSRAMEETCREVRRVLDQQNLLQVQSLQLQERMMSLLEKMIAKSNV from the exons ATGGCAGCAGCCGAAGCGCCTGGCTACCTCGTGTCCCCTCAGACGGAGAAGCACCGGCGTGCCCGCAACTGGACCGATGCCGAGATGCGCGGCCTCATGCTCGTCTGGGAGGAATTCTTCGACGAGCTGAAGCAGACCAAGCGCAACGCCAAGGTGTACGAGAAGATGGCCAGCAAACTGCTGGAGATGACAGGCGAGCGCCGGCTGGGCGAGGAGATCAAGATCAAGATCACCAACATGACCTTCCAGTACAG GAAATTAAAATGCATGACAGATAGCGAGTCCGTCCCGCCCGACTGGCCCTATTACCTAGCCATTGATAGGATTCTGGCCAAGGTCCCCGAGTCCTGTGATGGCAAACTGCCGGACGGCCAGCAGCCGGGGCCCTCCACGTCCCAGACCGAGGCGTCCCTGTCGCCGTCTGCTAAGTCCACCCCTCTGTACTTACCGTATAACCAGTGCTCCTACGAAGGCCGCTTCCAGGACGATCGCTCCGACAGCTCCTCCAGCTTACTGTCCCTTAAGTTCAG GTCGGACGAGCGGCCCGTGAAGAAGCGCAAGGTGCAGAGCTGCCACTTCCAGAAGAAGAAGCTGCGGCTGCTGGAGGCCATGCTGGAGGAGCAGCGCAAGCTGAGTCGCGCCATGGAGGAGACGTGCCGGGAGGTGCGCCGCGTGCTGGACCAGCAGAACCTCCTGCAGGTGCAGAGCCTGCAGCTCCAGGAGCGCATGATGAGTCTGCTGGAGAAGATGATTGCCAAGTCCAACGTGTAG
- the MSANTD1 gene encoding myb/SANT-like DNA-binding domain-containing protein 1 isoform X1: MQLCQGTSGMAAAEAPGYLVSPQTEKHRRARNWTDAEMRGLMLVWEEFFDELKQTKRNAKVYEKMASKLLEMTGERRLGEEIKIKITNMTFQYRKLKCMTDSESVPPDWPYYLAIDRILAKVPESCDGKLPDGQQPGPSTSQTEASLSPSAKSTPLYLPYNQCSYEGRFQDDRSDSSSSLLSLKFRSDERPVKKRKVQSCHFQKKKLRLLEAMLEEQRKLSRAMEETCREVRRVLDQQNLLQVQSLQLQERMMSLLEKMIAKSNV, translated from the exons ATGCAACTGTGCCAAG GTACCTCCGGCATGGCAGCAGCCGAAGCGCCTGGCTACCTCGTGTCCCCTCAGACGGAGAAGCACCGGCGTGCCCGCAACTGGACCGATGCCGAGATGCGCGGCCTCATGCTCGTCTGGGAGGAATTCTTCGACGAGCTGAAGCAGACCAAGCGCAACGCCAAGGTGTACGAGAAGATGGCCAGCAAACTGCTGGAGATGACAGGCGAGCGCCGGCTGGGCGAGGAGATCAAGATCAAGATCACCAACATGACCTTCCAGTACAG GAAATTAAAATGCATGACAGATAGCGAGTCCGTCCCGCCCGACTGGCCCTATTACCTAGCCATTGATAGGATTCTGGCCAAGGTCCCCGAGTCCTGTGATGGCAAACTGCCGGACGGCCAGCAGCCGGGGCCCTCCACGTCCCAGACCGAGGCGTCCCTGTCGCCGTCTGCTAAGTCCACCCCTCTGTACTTACCGTATAACCAGTGCTCCTACGAAGGCCGCTTCCAGGACGATCGCTCCGACAGCTCCTCCAGCTTACTGTCCCTTAAGTTCAG GTCGGACGAGCGGCCCGTGAAGAAGCGCAAGGTGCAGAGCTGCCACTTCCAGAAGAAGAAGCTGCGGCTGCTGGAGGCCATGCTGGAGGAGCAGCGCAAGCTGAGTCGCGCCATGGAGGAGACGTGCCGGGAGGTGCGCCGCGTGCTGGACCAGCAGAACCTCCTGCAGGTGCAGAGCCTGCAGCTCCAGGAGCGCATGATGAGTCTGCTGGAGAAGATGATTGCCAAGTCCAACGTGTAG